In Fusarium verticillioides 7600 chromosome 4, whole genome shotgun sequence, the following proteins share a genomic window:
- a CDS encoding beta-lactamase translates to MQLNEETLSRLRGIVEQACENPQQDIPGTSVVVIGKDGEELFAHAAGKRGLVSQENMSLDSIFWIASCTKMIVGLACMQLVEKGTLRLDDGTQVEQLCPELKDIEVLQPDGTLVKKDKAITLRMLLTHTSGLGYSFFSKRLRDRAYPAGADEFGGRIEDMLPPLLFQPGEGWEYGVGIDWAGVVVERATGLKLNDYLQERVLRPLGITEMSMFPSHNMQAKLAYMHQRGPDGTLRPCNHPMRASLVVDQNDKARMENMFNSGGGGMFANARDYCKVLAVLLNDGTCPKTGVKLLEKQTVDEMFKNQIPQFPNFSRQGIQAARPDFTNPVPELYPVAGDPPQGWGLIFMLSNGGPTGRSKGTVHWAGLPNLWWWADRENGVAGIICSQIVPFGDMKVLGLWGAIEATVYQALA, encoded by the exons ATGCAATTGAACGAGGAAACCTTGTCCCGTCTTCGCGGCATCGTGGAGCAAGCTTGCGAAAACCCTCAGCAGGACATCCCCGGAACGTCGGTTGTCGTGATTGGTAAGGATGGGGAGGAACTGTTTGCTCATGCCGCTGGAAAAAGAGGTTTAGTATCACAGGAGAACATGTCCCTGGATAGCATATTCTGGATTGCATCATGCACCAAGATGATCGTTGGTCTGGCCTGCATGCAGCTAGTGGAAAAGGGAACACTCCGTCTCGACGACGGTACTCAGGTCGAGCAGCTATGCCCTGAACTAAAGGACATAGAGGTTTTGCAGCCAGATGGTACCTTGGtaaagaaggacaaggcgaTTACCCTGCGGATGCTGTTGACACATACCTCTGGACTCGGTTACTCTTTCTTCAGTAAGAGGCTTAGGGACCGGGCTTATCCTGCGGGTGCAGATGAGTTCGGCGGGAGGATCGAGGATATGTTACCACCTCTCCTATTCCAGCCAGGCGAGGGTTGGGAATACGGC GTCGGAATCGATTGGGCTGGTGTCGTTGTTGAACGCGCGACTGgtctcaagctcaatgacTATCTTCAAGAGAGGGTGCTCAGGCCGCTTGGGATCACAGAGATGTCTATGTTTCCCAGCCACAATATGCAAGCCAAATTGGCATACATGCATCAGCGGGGGCCAGACGGGACTTTGAGACCTTGCAATCATCCGATGCGggcgtctttggtggttgacCAGAATGACAAGGCCAGAATGGAAAATATGTTCAACAGTGGTGGCGGCGGCATGTTTGCGAATGCTCGAGACTACTGCA AAGTTCTTGCTGTCTTGTTGAACGACGGCACTTGTCCCAAGACGGGTGTCAAACTTCTAGAGAAGCAGACAGTGGATGAAATGTTTAAAAACCAAATTCCCCAGTTCCCCAACTTCAGCCGTCAGGGGATTCAAGCTGCTAGGCCTGACTTCACCAACCCTGTTCCTGAGCTCTATCCTGTCGCTGGCGACCCTCCTCAAGGATGGGGCCTTATCTTTATGCTCAGCAATGGCGGGCCCACAGGAAGATCAAAGGGGACGGTGCATTGGGCTGGGCTACCGAATCTTTGGTGGTGGGCTGATCGTGAGAACGGTGTTGCTGGAATAATTTGCTCACAGATTGTACCTTTCGGCGATATGAAGGTATTGGGGCTTTGGGGCGCTATTGAGGCCACAGTCTATCAAGCATTGGCTTAA